A single region of the Halobacteriovorax sp. JY17 genome encodes:
- a CDS encoding 2OG-Fe(II) oxygenase: MTTIDKAILPSKSELSELGFIKFHLPFPSEFKEVVNTCNWEVVDQLVSRYLTKGEILHSIITHYQAFNFSEHIIAIRDAATDEDGIWHDDGSREIAFTWSLNDDDQLEGGELLFRPKSDSSLLEIISPPPRETLIIFLTGKSGFEHKVNQVIKGRRKTIAGWCSLEKPLWA; the protein is encoded by the coding sequence ATGACGACAATAGACAAGGCAATTCTCCCCTCTAAATCAGAGCTAAGTGAGCTTGGATTTATTAAGTTCCACCTTCCTTTTCCAAGTGAATTTAAAGAGGTGGTAAATACTTGTAATTGGGAAGTTGTTGATCAACTTGTATCCAGATACTTAACAAAAGGAGAGATTCTTCACTCTATAATAACGCATTATCAAGCATTTAACTTTAGTGAACATATTATTGCCATCAGAGATGCGGCTACTGATGAAGATGGAATCTGGCACGATGATGGTTCAAGAGAAATTGCCTTCACATGGTCTCTAAATGACGATGATCAATTAGAAGGAGGAGAACTTCTCTTTAGACCCAAGAGTGATTCCAGTCTATTAGAAATCATAAGCCCTCCTCCGAGAGAAACTCTAATTATCTTTCTTACTGGAAAGTCTGGGTTTGAGCACAAGGTAAATCAAGTGATAAAAGGCAG